The following proteins come from a genomic window of Leopardus geoffroyi isolate Oge1 chromosome A3, O.geoffroyi_Oge1_pat1.0, whole genome shotgun sequence:
- the ACTL10 gene encoding actin-like protein 10: MASTALLALCSTGAFSGLAVEAGAGVCHATPVYAGHSWHEATFRLDIAGSTLSRYLRDLLVATCPDPSLRALPRKAITQLKKRCCYVSLDFEGDLRNSDRHHPVSFCLGNGCSFCLSSERFRCPEPIFQPSLLGQAEPGLPALAFQALQRVPATLRTRLADTVVLAGGSTLFPGFTERLEMELEAQCRRHGYGALRPHLVAKPGRGTAVWTGGSMVASLRSFQQRWITRAMYQECGSRLVHEVFN, translated from the coding sequence ATGGCCAGCACGGCGTTGTTGGCGCTCTGCTCCACTGGCGCGTTCAGCGGGCTGGCCGTAGAGGCAGGTGCAGGCGTGTGCCACGCCACACCCGTCTATGCGGGCCACTCGTGGCACGAGGCCACCTTCCGGCTGGACATCGCAGGCAGCACCCTGTCGCGCTACCTGCGGGACTTGCTGGTGGCAACGTGCCCTGATCCATCGCTGCGGGCCTTGCCCCGCAAGGCCATCACACAGCTCAAGAAGCGCTGCTGCTATGTGTCGCTGGACTTTGAGGGTGACCTTCGTAACTCTGACCGCCACCATCCGGTCAGTTTCTGTTTAGGCAACGGGTGCTCTTTCTGCCTCAGCAGCGAGCGCTTCCGCTGCCCGGAACCCATCTTCCAGCCGAGTCTGCTAGGCCAGGCCGAGCCAGGACTGCCTGCACTGGCCTTCCAGGCACTGCAGAGGGTCCCTGCGACTCTAAGGACGCGGCTGGCGGATACCGTGGTGCTGGCCGGTGGTTCCACGCTTTTCCCTGGCTTCACTGAGCGCCTGGAAATGGAGCTAGAGGCGCAGTGCCGGAGGCACGGCTATGGGGCACTGCGGCCTCACCTGGTGGCCAAGCCTGGGCGTGGCACAGCAGTGTGGACAGGTGGCTCCATGGTGGCCTCCTTGCGTTCCTTCCAACAGCGCTGGATAACCCGGGCCATGTACCAGGAGTGTGGCTCCAGGCTGGTGCACGAAGTGTTCAACTGA